Within the Coregonus clupeaformis isolate EN_2021a unplaced genomic scaffold, ASM2061545v1 scaf0077, whole genome shotgun sequence genome, the region TCCTATGGGATTGCCAGGTGCTAAGGGCCACACTGGGGCTCCTGGTGTAGGTCTGCCTGGGAAACCAGGTGATAATGGGGCTCCAGGTATGCCTGGTGCAGCTGGTCCTAAAGGTAATCAGGGAGCAACTGGAGCATCTGGTGCTCCCGGTATCCCTGGATATGGAAAGCCAGGAGCAAATGGACAGAAGGGTGAGAGGGGAGTTGTAGGAAGCTCAGGCACAACAGGTCAGAAGGGTGAGCCAGGAGCACAGGGATATACTGGTGCTACTGGTGCTACTGGGCCCATGGGTCCCGCCGGTCCTCAGGGTGCAAGAGGCTTCCAGGGAGATACTGGGGAAATGGGTTCCAAAGGTGACACAGGTGCAATGGGACCCCAGGGACCAAAGGGATATAAGGGAGATCAGGGAGCACAAGGTTTCCAGGGAAAGCAAGGTTATACCGGAGCAACAGGCCCAACTGGTGCCATGGGAGCTACTGGAGCTCCAGGTAACAAAGGTGATACTGGCCACACAGGTGCAACCGGTGCTCCAGGTGTCCCAGGACCTGCCGGGCCCAAAGGTTTCCCAGGGCGCAATGGTGAGGCAGGTGAGGCTGGAGCTGCTGGAACCCCAGGTCCCAGAGGACCTGTTGGGCCTGCTGGTGCCGCAGGTACATCTGGCCTTAAAGGACACCCAGGTCTCCCTGGCACACCTGGCCCAGCTGGACTGGCCGCTAAGGGAATCCCTGGCCCTCAGGGTCCCCCTGGGCTACCTGGTGCTGATGGTCAGGATGGTGGCCAAGGCCCTGCTGGACCTCCTGGCCCACCTGGTCCTCCCGGCGAATTCATTTTCGAAACGGGCATGGGCATGGGTGAGGTCATGGTCCCTACTCTTGTTAAGGCCCCCATGTCtgctttctctgtttctctttctagTCCTTATCCTCCATCTGGGGAACCTATTAAGTTTGACAATGAGGTGTACAATGCAGAGAATCACTATGACACTACCACCGGGCAGTTCACTTGCCAGGTCCCTGGAGTCTACTACTTCTCATACACCATTCACGTGAATGGGGCTCATGCTCTGGTGGCTCTGTACAAGAACGACAAGCCGGTCATGTTCAGCTATGATGAGTACAACAAGGGCTTCCTGGACCAGATGTCCGGTAGCACTGTCCTTATGCTCGATGTGAACGACACAGTCTACCTTCAGATTCCCGATGATGAGGCCAATGGAGTCTTTGCAGCTGAGAATGTCCACTGCTCTTTCTCTGGGTTCCTTATCATTTCAACGTGATACGGTGTCATCCAATAACGATACAACTAAATCTGCAAGCTATTTCCCAACCAGGCAGTTCTCTCTTTTTTGAGGAATAGAAGCATCTCGACTTGAAAAATCCAAGAAATGGGTGCTAAGAAGAAGGAAATAATTTATCTAACAGGTTATCAGGGATGGGGAGGCAATCAACAAAGTTACCAATTATTCAGAATTTTCTTttttgttagtggaggcaacatGTGAAATGTAGGTGTTATGGCTATGTTGTGTTCtgaaaatgttttagttttttctcaTTACAGCAGGTGATTCTTGTtttgtgtatgtctgtgttttTGTACAACCTTGTTTTTGGTGACCAATTTGATAACCTTATTAAAAGTACATGATTACTTCTGTGCACCATTTTGTACCCAACTTCCTTGTATGTTACCTGAATATTGTGAAATGGCAATGGTTAAATTGACCATTAGAAATAATACAAGATATAACACACCACAAAATACTGTCATACAAATACAAATTGTTTATCGACAACATTGTTATATCCCCAAAGATTAATTGTCATGTAAAGCATAATGACCAAAATAAATGATGTcttaaaaaaagttttttttgtgTGAGTGGGAGTTTTTCAAACAATGCAAAGGCATTTAAAATGTACACAGAACACTGATGATGTTCTAGTCACAATGTTAAGTCATAACTATAGCTAGAATGCTAGCTGATCCCGAAGACTTCAAGTCATTGCGCTAACAGTAGTTAGCAATCGCTAGCGAAACTACCTTTAACTTCCTTCAAAATGCAAACAGAGACATAATTATGGTACCCATGAGTTTATCTGACTGAGTAAGTAGAAaaatagctcagcaggctaacagTGTTGTGGTGTGTACATGGTCGCAGGAAGTGCACCCCctgataaataaaaatgtaaaaaattataataattataaacATTTGTAaaactaggcctttattactcctgtatgagtGGAGAAAAAAATACTCCTTCAAACCCAGTCGCTCACAAATGGACACAATGAAAATAGAGCATTCTCAAATATTCAATGATTCTTTACTAAAGAAAATTATGAAAGCTCGACCACAAATGAATAATCTTCTTAAATACCTAAGCATGTGAGAACAAGTATGTCATTCAGGAACAGTAAATCCATACTGTAGTCATACTATAAATTGACAATCACGCCACACAGCATTTCTATAACCTACTTTCAGAAACATCAGAGCGTACTAAACTGTATCTTATGCCCACATATTGTAAATAAATCATGTACTGGGAACATGGTGGGGATCAAAAGAAAGGGGCCTCTACCACATGATAGGCCCTTGGTTGGCTGCTGGTGGCTGAAAATAGGTGGTGGGATAGTGGCAGGGAGTATCCGTCGGCAGGCCAAATGTTGTTTAATCCTCACTGGAAAAGAGGGGTGGTGGTTAGGTAGGGCTGGCCAGACAGACTCTGGGTGGAGGAAACTGGGGACTGGCTAAGGAGACTGCCATCTTGTGAGAGGCTTGTGGTTGGGTGGGAGGTAGAATGGAGGTGGGGTGTAAAGGAAGGCAGAGAACTGGCCATCACAGGGTGGGAAACAGTGGTAGACACCTTGGTCATGTCCTAACAGCCTTAGAGTTTTTTAACTGGTCACCTGTCCTTTGTAAGCACTAATCTAAAAGGACTGGATAGGCATGGCAAAACAGTGAAATCCAATCCTTTCAACTATCAGTGGTTATGAGAGAGATGGTAGTACAAAGAAGTTAAGACAATTGGGACACAACCAAGGATCTGCATCCATGTAAGACTCATACAGGCATGTTCATGAGGTGGGAACCACAAACCTCCAGTCCAAAAAGGACGCCCAGCCAAAGAGTGGGGACAGGAATATTACATGTAAAACACACCCTTCTTGCTGTGGCTGTGTTTGAGGTATAGAGTTAATCTGGGAGCAGAGTAAATGGATGGTTTAAATTTGGCTTGAGTGCAGCTGTGGTTGACTGAAAAAAAAAACAGTtgtgtctgctgctctctcccttaCACTTAGAAAGCACCAAACTCTTCATGAAGtctgtatttgtattttgtaattATTAAGGATCCTCATTAGCTGCTGCAGCAGatactctttctggggtccagcaacattaaagcagttatatataatttaaaatattacatgaagttacatttcataacacttttcacaacacattaagtgtgttccctcaggccactactctgcTACCacgtatctacaatacaaaatccatgtgtacgtgtgtgtagaatgtgtgtcttatcatgtgtatgtgtaagcgtgtgtctgtgcctgtgtgtgtgtctcttcacagtcccaacTGTTccttaaggtgtatttttatataaatgtgattctactgattgcatcagttacctgatgtggaacagagttccatgtagcccatggctctatgtagtaatgTGCGCCTCACATAGTCTGTTCTTTACTTGGGGATTgtaaagagacctctggtggcatgtcttgtggggtatgcatgggtgtccgagctgtgtgctagtagtttaaacagacaccctggtgcattcagcatgtcaacacttcttacaaaacaagtagtgatgaagtaaatctctcctccactttgagccatgagagattcacatgcatattattaatgttaactCTCCATGTACATTCAAGGgctagccgtgctgccctgttctgagcaaattgtaattttccgaggtccctctttgtggcacctgaccacacgactgaacagtagtccagatgCGAcaaacctgccttgttgatagtgttgttaaaaaggacagacctccccatcttagctactgttgtatcaacatgttttgaccatgacaacttaaaatccagggttactccaagccgTTTAGTCACcttaacttgctcaatttccacattatttattacatgatttagttgaggttttgGGTCAAGTTaattatttgtcccaaatacaatgcttttagtttttgaaatatttaggaacactttattccttgccacccattctgaaactaaatgCAGCTCTATGTTAAgtgttgctgtagtagctgacgtgtatagtgttgagttatCCATTGTCGTGACGTggcttactttaatgtatgactgttatttatcaaatcacctaactatgtttaattgtcactcgattaaatgaatcatgtaacaattaactcattaggaatttggggcaccgcggaagaagttgtttaacgagttaccatctcccgaattaaactcttagaagatatgttatatatcgataacagtcacttatcaaaTAGTTACCTCTtgtcagtctcattctgaacgtcgcataatccttcaacctgcaagaaccctaaccttattgatgaatcagcaatacacaaattggcttaattatttatttactaaataatatcacaatacaaacacacacaggttattgattactaacgtaatacaatgaaaacaggtccctagtggaaaggcctcctgtagctcagttggtagagcatggccagggttgcgggttcgattcccacgggggggagtatgaaaaatgtatgcactcactaactgtaagtcgataagagtcgataagagcgtctgctaaatgactaaaatgttaatgtaaaatgAGTAACAATCACATGactgcttgggtagaaggagggtcagagtggagggagagacagagattcaaactatcgtggttactttggagactatgctcacagtaatcataatacttatgcaccctaataacgttcattcggattagaaatgaaACATGTAtatacgtgtagctgtcctcgatagttgagttgatgatgtaggactctgatttgcccaccagagatcccaatgtccttggtagagtttatGGTCATAGTGCTGGTTAGAATGGacacttcagatgtaccagcggttgtctgagagggattgtccttcccactttgtgtctttagtgaaagttctctagacgactatacatgccagctgccgACTGAAATGATCATGTCTAGTGGAttgtcttcacctcgtgtagaggttgagagtttcagagtttctccatttcaaacgtgtggactaacgtctcacgttttctggtctttctggtcttgtAGAAATTAAACAATTTCCAACGTTTGGCTcatgcttcacgtctgctggttggtaatggagttgtagttttaaaccattttgtaatgtttagctcacgcttcacgcttcttggtctgtagagtttcaaccatttgcaacgtttagctcacgcttcacgtctgctggtctaaaggttgatttgtttttcaacgctttttatgcactcggggtaaaaggggcgttccatcatgtttacacgatctctgatgtcactcggggcgtggctagacactgtgcatagtttatactgtatgaaaaactattatctcattagaagagtaaaatcacattcctatcttcacctaaatactctcatacttaatcatatagtttatacaacatttagatgtaaactcgatagatagaatatgtacactttccgagttacagttattacttgataccatccttactgacatcacaaaataataaacaatatgacatgattattctttagatccccactgaccatttcccacattcatTTAAGtgggaatattgtttcattatacacttttggatgttggagtctagGCGGGAAtacttcctttgtctcacagggaaattCTTTCTTCCCATACTAGAGACCAAAAGGAGAACTTTTCCGCAATTTATTTATGACCGACTGTtaagtcataaaactggcccccaggaaagggggtgttcaaacctttgcctagcaggaatgtttgatcctcaacccatgagggcaagtcatgacaccatatacatagacacactggctttacttaaggccagtggcatgtcattagtaaagattgaaaaaactAAGGggcctggggaattcctgattctacatggattatgttggagaggcttccattaaagaacatcctctgtgtactgttagacaggtaactctttatccacaatatagcagggttAAAttttccccaagaacacagtggcctccatcattcttaaatggaagaagtttggaaccaccaagactcttcctagagctggccgcccagccaaactgagcaatcgggggagaagggccttggtcagggaggtgaccaagaaccagatggtcactctgacagagctccagagttcctctgtggagatgggagaaccttccagaaggacaaccagctctacagcactccaccaatcaggcctttaaggtagaggggccagacggaagccactcctaagtaaaaggcaaaaggcaactaaaggactctcaatcaatcaatcaatcaattttattttatatagcccttcttacatcagctaatatctcgaagtgctgtacagaaacccagcctaaaaccccaaacagctagtaatgcaggtgtagaagcacggtggctaggaaaaactccctagaaaggcgaaaacctaggaagaaacctagagaggaaccaggctatgaggggtggccagtcctcttctggctgtgccgggtggagattataacagaaccatgccaagatgttcaaaaatgttcataagtgacaagcatggtcaaataataatcaggaataaatctcagttggcttttcatagccgatcattaagagtttaaaacagcaggtctgggacaggtaggggttccataaccgcaggcagaacagttgaaactggaatagcagcaaggccaggcggactggggacagcaaggagtcaccacggccggtagtcccgacgtatggtcctagggctcaggtctctcagttggcttttcatagccgatcattaagagttgaaaacagcaggtctgggacaggtagggggtttcgtagccgcaggcagaacagttgaaactggaatagcagcaaggccaggcggactggggacagcaaggtgtcatcatgcccggtagtcctgacgtatggtcctagggctcaggttctcagagagaaagagagaacgagagaattagagagagcatacttaaattcacacaggacactggataagacaggagaagtactccaggtataaccaactaaccccagcccccgacacataaactactgcagcataaatactggaggctgagacaggagcggtccgagacactgtggccccatccgaagaaaccctggacagggccaaacaggaaggatataaccccacccactccgccaaagcacagcccccgcaccactagagggatatccccaaccaccaacttacaatcctgagacaaggccgagtatagcccacagaggtctccaccacagcacaaaccaaggggggcgccaacccagacaggaagatcacgtcagtaactcaacccactcaagtgacgcacccctcccagggacggcatgaaagagcaccagcaagccagtgactcagcccctgcaacagggttagaggcagagaaccccagtggagaggggaaccggcctggcagagacagcaagggctgttcgttgctccagcctttccgttcaccttcacactcctgggccagactacactcaatcatatgacctactgaagagataagtcttcagtaaagacttaaaggttgagaccgagtctgcgtctctcacatgggtaggcagactgttccataaaaatggagatctataggagaaagccctgcctcccgctgtttgcttagaaattctagggacaattaggaggcctgcgtcttgtgaccgtagcgcacgtattggtatgtacggcaggaccaactcggaaagataggtaggagcaagcccatgtaacgctttataggttaacagtaaaaccttgaaatcagcccttgccttaacaggaagccagtgtagggaagctagcactggagtaatatgatcaaatttcttggttctagtcgggattctagcagccgtatttagcactaactgaagtttatttagtgctttatccgggtagccggaaaatagagcattgcagtagtccaacctagaagtaacaaatgcatggattaatttttctgcatcatttttggacagaaaatttctgatttttgcaatgttacgtagatggaaaaaagctgtccttgaaacagtcttgatatgttcgtcaaaagagagatcagggtcaagagtaacgccgaggtccttcacagttttatttgagacgactttacaaccatcaagatgaattgaacagagggtagtgcgtacggcccagtacatcactggggcaaagctccctgccatccaagacctctataccaggcggtgtcagaggaaggccctcaaaattgtcaaagactccagccaccctagtcatagactgttctctctgctaccgcacggcaagcggtaccggagtgccaagtctaggtccaaaagacttctcaacagcttctacccacaagccataagactcctgaacagctaatcatggctacccggactatttgcactgccccccaccccatcctttttacgctgctgctactctgttaagtatttatgcatagtcactttaactctacccacatgtacatattacctcaactacctcaactagtcggtgccccccgcacattgactctgcaaccgttaccccctgtatatatagcctccctactgtcactttattttacttctgctctttgtttttctcaacactttttttttgttgttgttttattcttactttttttgtttaaaataaacgcactgttggttaagggctgtaagtaagcatttcactgtaatgtctgcacttgttgtattcggcgcatgtgaccaataaaatttgatttgatttgatttgattgtcagatttaacagaagatctctttgtttcttgggacctagaacaagcatctctgttttgtccgagtttaaaagtaaaaagttttcagccatccacttccttatgtctgaaacacaggcttctagcgagggcaattttggggcttcaccatgtttcattgaaatgtacagctgtgtgtcatccgcatagcagtgaaagttaacattatgttttcgaataacatccccaagagggatcctctcagaccataagaaacaagattctctggtctgatgaaaccaatattgaactctttggcctgaatgccaagcgtcacgtctggaggaaacttggcaccatccctacagtgaagcatggttgttgcagcatcatgctgtggcgatTTTATTctgctgcagggactgggagactagtcaggatcgagggaaagatgaacagagcaaggtacagagatatccttgatgaaaacctgttccagagagcataggacctcagactggggcgaaggttcaccttccaaaaggacaatgaccctaagcacacagccaagacaatgaaggagtggcttcgggacaagtctctgaatgtccttgagtggccaagccagagcccggacttgaacccgatcaaacatctctggagagacctgaaatagctgtgcagcgacgctccccatccaacctgacagagcttgagaggatcttcagagaagaatgggagaaactccccaaatacaggtgtgccaagcttgtagcatcatacccaagaagactggagtATGTAATCGCTGCTTCAAACAAAtgggatattttattttttattttaatacatttgcagacatttctaaaaccagtttttgctttgttaatGTTGGGTATTGtttgtaaattgatgaggaaaattgtttatttaatccatttttgaaaaaggttgtaatgtaacaatgtgtttaaagggaaggggtctgaatactttctgaatgcgctgtatattgtgatcactacatacGATGGATTTGGatataaaatgtggaaaaagggaaggggtctgaatgctttccgaatgcactgtatattgtgatcactacatacGATGGATTTGGCTACTGCTTTAatgcaaatttctgcagcattagtaaagatgtgatcaatacatgttgatgatttcattcctgtttgtaactaccctgtaACTAAAACTAACTAAAACCTAGTTGCTCCTGGACACggtaaacaccttcttcacccgctttgaggataacacagtgccaccgacacggcccgctcccaaggactgtgggctctcgttctctgtgAGTAATACATTTAAGCGcgttaacccttgcaaggcttccggcccagacggcattccctagccgcgtcctcagagcatgggcagaccagctggctggagtgtttacggacatattcaatctctccctatcccagtctgctgtccccacttgcttcaagatgtccaccattgttcctgtacccaagaaagcaaaggtaactgaactaaatgactatcgccctgtaacattcacttctgtcatcatgaagtgctttgagaggctagttgtgatcatatcacctccaccttacaaGACACCCTAGactcacttcaatttgcttaccgccccaagaGATCCACAGACAATTCAATCACCATCGCATTGcaaactgccctatcccatctggacaagaggaatacatatatgtaaaaatgctgttcattgactatagctcagccttcaacaccatagtaccctccaagctcatcattaagctcggagccctgggtctgaaccccgccctgtgcaaatGGGTCCTGGAAATCCTGACAGGCCGCcctcaggtggtgaaggtaggaaataacacctccactacgctgatccttaacacaggggccccacaaggctcagccccctcctgtactccctgttcacccatgactgcgtggccacacacacctccatcacctcaatcatcaagtttgcagatgacacaacagtagtaggcctgattaccaacaatgacgagacagcctacagggagatgagggccctggcggagtggtgccaggaaaataacctctccctcaacgtcatcaAAACGAAGGAGCTAATCGTGTATaaaatatgaaaaaataaattgtaaagtggttgtcccactggctatcataagatgaatgcaccaatttgtaagttgctctgcatAAGAgattctgctaaatgacgtaaatgtaaatcgtggacttcaggagacagcagagggagcacgcccccccCATCCAgagacgggaccgcagtggagaaggtgaaaagcttaaagttcctcggtgtacacatcactgacaatctgaaatggtccacccacacagacagtgtggtgaataaGGCTCAACAGcggctcttcaacctcaggaggctgaagaatttcggcttggcccctaagaccttcgcaaacttctacagatacacaattgagagcatcctgtcgggctgtatcaccg harbors:
- the col10a1a gene encoding collagen, type X, alpha 1a: MEVRVLSILLLLVALTAVHGSGSYVVKKVMKAAPQYQPYSVKSHMVPVAGEPGAPGEPGPEGPPGPAGPAGESAVGQPGPEGPAGPPGPAGYSAPGKPGSPGGPGKPGKPGAAGEKGEAGPAGLQGPRGMPGPAGSSGPAGISSTGNPGPHGLPGAMGPRGETGLKGHSGMPGLPGAKGDRGVGFPGAQGETGAVGPMGPVGQPGASGVGKPGKPGIPGEAGNSGSPGRDGAAGPMGLPGAKGHTGAPGVGLPGKPGDNGAPGMPGAAGPKGNQGATGASGAPGIPGYGKPGANGQKGERGVVGSSGTTGQKGEPGAQGYTGATGATGPMGPAGPQGARGFQGDTGEMGSKGDTGAMGPQGPKGYKGDQGAQGFQGKQGYTGATGPTGAMGATGAPGNKGDTGHTGATGAPGVPGPAGPKGFPGRNGEAGEAGAAGTPGPRGPVGPAGAAGTSGLKGHPGLPGTPGPAGLAAKGIPGPQGPPGLPGADGQDGGQGPAGPPGPPGPPGEFIFETGMGMGEVMVPTLVKAPMSAFSVSLSSPYPPSGEPIKFDNEVYNAENHYDTTTGQFTCQVPGVYYFSYTIHVNGAHALVALYKNDKPVMFSYDEYNKGFLDQMSGSTVLMLDVNDTVYLQIPDDEANGVFAAENVHCSFSGFLIIST